A stretch of Camelina sativa cultivar DH55 chromosome 18, Cs, whole genome shotgun sequence DNA encodes these proteins:
- the LOC104761009 gene encoding uncharacterized protein LOC104761009 isoform X1, producing the protein MEQSLSPSGSVDSKDMHGLLESNALDSPSPSVIDKEENMVESSAEKVDTVPRFIQLAKELQRSIPVAWNQHGSITEFDKKQYNLENPQIQKIMECQDPQSSLKALFTVLQTRISSFRFTLQMKCIKILLEAEEKANAVDRGEK; encoded by the exons ATGGAgcaatctctttctccttcagGTTCAG TTGATTCGAAGGATATGCATGGGCTTCTTGAATCCAATGCTTTAGATTCTCCCAGTCCCAGTGTTATCGAT aaagaagaaaacatggtGGAATCATCGGCTGAGAAAGTTGATACGGTTCCTAGATTTATCCAGTTAGCTAAGGAGCTTCAGAGATCTATTCCAGTCGCATGGAATCAACACGGTAGCATCactgagtttgacaaaaaacaGTACAATTTGGAGAACCctcaaattcagaaaataatGGAG TGTCAGGATCCGCAGAGCTCTCTAAAGGCTCTTTTTACGGTCTTACAAACTAGGATTAGCAGCTTCCGCTTCACTTTACAA ATGAAATGTATTAAGATTCTTCTGGAGGCTGAGGAAAAGGCCAATGCGGTTGATAGgggagaaaaatga
- the LOC104761009 gene encoding uncharacterized protein LOC104761009 isoform X2: protein MEQSLSPSVDSKDMHGLLESNALDSPSPSVIDKEENMVESSAEKVDTVPRFIQLAKELQRSIPVAWNQHGSITEFDKKQYNLENPQIQKIMECQDPQSSLKALFTVLQTRISSFRFTLQMKCIKILLEAEEKANAVDRGEK, encoded by the exons ATGGAgcaatctctttctccttcag TTGATTCGAAGGATATGCATGGGCTTCTTGAATCCAATGCTTTAGATTCTCCCAGTCCCAGTGTTATCGAT aaagaagaaaacatggtGGAATCATCGGCTGAGAAAGTTGATACGGTTCCTAGATTTATCCAGTTAGCTAAGGAGCTTCAGAGATCTATTCCAGTCGCATGGAATCAACACGGTAGCATCactgagtttgacaaaaaacaGTACAATTTGGAGAACCctcaaattcagaaaataatGGAG TGTCAGGATCCGCAGAGCTCTCTAAAGGCTCTTTTTACGGTCTTACAAACTAGGATTAGCAGCTTCCGCTTCACTTTACAA ATGAAATGTATTAAGATTCTTCTGGAGGCTGAGGAAAAGGCCAATGCGGTTGATAGgggagaaaaatga